A region from the Salvia splendens isolate huo1 chromosome 15, SspV2, whole genome shotgun sequence genome encodes:
- the LOC121769019 gene encoding uncharacterized protein LOC121769019, producing the protein MNRGRGNNRRDRGGGGGGRQHYAAKGRSAQPTGPWVARGVAGAGGHLDDASSGSGSSEIVRRNTETASVDDVRKKFGDVLLSTEYPSEPSSESHGSLNVPPKDGNLKGVQSFPKTEPIVPCYNNNFPSLPTDSKLSESGMSITSRDQNFKNCSPSHYIFTSPQTVGCQFSPEVQSGKKTTSDGASGETKFGSSVSQHDGFSFDICEERRSSGVKLKTPLHKINKAKRKEELRMQGGNIKVFRPGMILLKGHLSLDEQVKMVKSCRDLGRGPGGFYQPGFRDGAKLHLKMMCLGKNWDPEKSEYGDLRPGDQTKPPPIPDEFQLLVKGAIEKCHNHLESDNKMLKARNILPPMTPNVCIINFYTKMGKLGLHKDKDESSKSLLDGLPVVSFSLGDTAEFLFGDEGDVDKADKVELESGDVLIFGGKSRHIFHAVSNILADSAPRYLMDETLLKAGRLNLTFREY; encoded by the exons GCTGGAGCTGGAGGTCATCTTGATGATGCTTCTTCCGGTAGTGGATCTTCCGAGATTGTGAGGAGAAATACAGAAACAGCATCTGTTGATGATGTAAGGAAGAAGTTTGGTGATGTGTTGTTGTCAACAGAATATCCAAGTGAGCCTAGTTCTGAATCTCATGGATCGCTTAACGTGCCACCAAAAGATGGGAATTTAAAGGGAGTCCAAAGTTTTCCTAAAACAGAACCAATTGTTCCATGTTACAACAATAACTTTCCTTCGTTACCAACAGACTCCAAGCTGAGTGAGAGCGGTATGAGTATTACATCAAGGGAtcagaattttaaaaattgcagtCCATCACACTACATCTTCACGTCTCCTCAGACAGTTGGTTGTCAATTCTCTCCTGAGGTTCAAAGTGGGAAGAAGACAACTTCTGATGGAGCTAGTGGGGAAACTAAATTTGGTAGCTCTGTTTCCCAGCATGATGGATTTTCGTTTGATATCTGTGAGGAGAGAAGGAGTAGTGGTGTGAAGCTGAAAACCCCGctgcacaaaataaataaagccAAGAGGAAAGAAGAACTCCGAATGCAAGGAGGCAATATAAAGGTTTTTAGGCCTGGCATGATTCTTTTGAAGGGTCATTTATCTTTAGATGAACAG GTTAAAATGGTCAAGTCATGCCGAGATCTTGGTAGGGGCCCTGGAGGCTTTTACCAGCCTGGTTTTCGTGATGGAGCAAAGTTACACTTGAAGATGATGTGCCTTGGTAAGAATTGGGATCCTGAGAAAAGTGAATATGGTGATCTGAGGCCTGGTGATCAAACCAAACCTCCCCCAATTCCCGATGAGTTTCAGTTGTTGGTCAAAGGAGCAATCGAGAAGTGCCATAACCATTTAGAGTCAGATAATAAGATGCTGAAAGCAAGAAATATTCTTCCTCCAATGACTCCAAACGTATGCATCATAAATTTCTACACAAAGATGGGCAAGCTTGGTCTTCATAAG GACAAAGATGAAAGTTCGAAAAGTTTACTGGATGGACTCCCAGTAGTTTCTTTCTCTCTTGGGGACACAGCTGAATTTCTGTTTGGGGACGAGGGGGATGTCGACAAGGCAGATAAAGTTGAACTGGAATCAGGGGATGTGTTGATTTTTGGTGGCAAATCTAGGCACATTTTCCATGCAGTTAGTAACATTTTAGCGGACAGTGCTCCGAGATATCTTATGGATGAAACGCTTCTAAAAGCCGGTCGTTTGAATCTCACATTCAGAGAGTACTGA